Genomic DNA from Comamonas antarctica:
TGGGCCATCTGCAGCTGCATGCCAGCGACAACCGCGAGGAACTGGCGCGCGCGCGCCAGGCGCTGGAGCTGGCCGCGCAGGGGCGCCAGGTGCTGATGCTGTCGTCGGGCGACCCGGGCGTGTTCGCGATGGCCAGCGCGGTGTTCGAGGCGCTCGACGGGGCCACGCCCGAGCAGGCGCAGCGCTGGGCCGCGGTGGACGTCGAGGTGCAGCCCGGCATCACCGCCATGCTCGCCGCGGCCGCGCGCCTGGGCGCGCCGCTGGGCCATGACTTCTGCTGCATCAACCTGTCCGACAATCTCAAGCCCGCGGCCGTGATCGAGCGCCGCATCCGGCTGGCGGCGCAGGCGGATTTCGCCATGGCGTTCTACAACCCGTGTTCGACATCGCGGCCCGAAGGCTTCGCGCGCGCGCTGCGGGTCTTGAGGGAGGAATGCGAGCCCGCGCGATTGATCTGCCTGGCGCGCAATGTGAGCCGCCCCGACGAGACGCTGCGGGTCGTGGCGCTGGCCGAGGCCACGGCGGACATGGCCGACATGCGCACCCTGGTCATTGTCGGCAACCGGCTCACGCGCCAGGTGGGCCGGCATGTCTACACGCCGCGCAGCTATCCCCATGCATGAGCCCTCAATGCTGGCTGGCGAGCCACTCCACGGCCTGCTGCGGCGTTTCGCAGCGCCGGCGCGGGGGCAGCTGCGGACGGTCCACCATGAGCACCGGAATGCCCAGTTCGCGCGCGGCCTCGATCTTGGCGTAGGTGTCCGCACCGCCGGCGTTCTTGCTCACGATGCAGTCGATGGCGTGGCGCTGCAGCAGCGTGCGTTCATCGGCCAGCGCAAACGGGCCGCGCGCAATCAGCAGCTCGCAGCGCGTCGCCGGCAGCGGCAGGGGCTCACCGGTCTGATCGATGACGCGCAGCACGAAGTGGTGCCGGGCAGCCTGCGGCGCAAATGCCGCGAGCTGCTTGCGGCCGATGGCCAGGAACACACGCTGCCAGTTTGGGGTCAGCGCCTCGGCGGCTGCGGCCATGTCGGCCACATGCCGCCATTGGTCGCCGGGCCGGGCCTGCCAGGCCGGGCGCTCCATGGCCAGCAGGGGGATGTCCAGCGCGGCGCAGGCACTGATCGCGTTGCGGCTCATCTGCGCGGCAAAGGGATGGGTGGCGTCGATCACCTGGGTGACGCGCTGCTCGCGCAGGTATTGCATCAGGCCCGCGACGCCGCCAAAGCCGCCGACGCGCGTGGGCAGCGGCGAGACGCGCCGCGTCTGCGTCACGCCCGCGTACGAGTAGGTCGCTGGCACGGCTGCGGCGTGCAGCGCGCTGGCGAGAACATGGGCATCGAGCGTGCCGCCTAAAAGGAGAACCTGGGTCATGGCCAATCCGTGGCTTTCAATCATTGGCATCCATCCGTCGGGCCTGGACGCGCTGAGCGCGGCGGCCAGGCGCGATCTGCAGGAGGCCGGCGTGGTGTTCGGCAGCCCGCGCCACCTCGAACTCGCGCAGGTCGGCGCGCGCGGCCAATTGTGGCCCGTGCCGTTCAGCGTCGCGCCGGTGCTGGCGCTGCGCCATCAGGCGCGTGTCGCGGTGCTGGTGTCGGGCGATCCGTTTCATTTTGGCGCGGGCTCCTCGCTGGCGCGGCATCTGCAGGCCGGCGAATGGCGCAACCATCCGCAGCCGTCGACATTCTCGTGGATTGCGGGCACGCTGGGCTGGCCGCAGGAGCAAATCCATTGCCTCGGGCTGCATGCGCGCAGCTTCCACACGCTGACGCCGCTGCTGGCCGACGGCCAGCGCTTCATCTGCCTGCTGCGCGATGGCGCCGCGGCGCAGCACATTGCCGCCTGGCTGCAGCAGCAGGGCTGGGGCGTGAGCCCGATGTGGCTGGTGTCGCACGCCGGCAGCGAGGACCAGGCGATGCGCGCGGGTACGGCCGAGGCACTCGCCGCGGGCCTGATCGACGCGCCCGCCCCGGCACCCGTGGCTGCCGCCTTCGAGGCGCGTGGCGGCACGGGCTTCGTGCAGGTGCCGGGCCGCGGCATCGACAGCTTCGTGCATGACGGCCAGATCACCAAGGGCCCGGTGCGTGCGATGACGCTGGCCGCGCTCGCACCGCGCACCGGCGAACGCTTGTGGGACCTGGGCGCAGGCTCGGGTTCGGTGGCCGTCGAATGGTGTCTTGCAGGCGGCACGGCGGTCTGCGTGGAGCAGCATGCGGCGCGCGCCGCCCACATTGCCGAGAATGCCGCGCGCCATGCGCTCGACCTGCAGGTGCTGCAAGGCGATTCGCTGGCGCTGCTCGAGACGCTGGCGCCCGCGCCGCAGGCGGTTTTCGTCGGCGGCGGCTTCGATCGCCGCCTGTTCGATGCGCTGCGCATGCGCCTGCGGGCACCCTGGCGCCTGGTGGTCAATGCCGTGGCGCTCGAGACGCAGGCACTGCTGATGGAATTGCACCGTGAACGGGGCGGGCAACTGCTGCAGCTGCAGTGGAGCGAAGCCCAGCCGCTGGGCCGCATGCAGTCATGGCACGCGGCGCGGCCCGTGGTGCAGTGGGTGTGGCAGGCATGACCGTGGGCACAGGGCCGTTCTTTGCCGGCTGGGGCTTTCGCGCTGCTGCGCAGCCGCAATCGTTTGCCAGTTGCTGGGAACAGGCCTGTGCACAGCTCGCGCCCGGCGAGTGGCGCTTTGCCGTGCTGGCGTCGCGACTGCAGACCCCGGCCTGGGAAGCCTTCCAGGCCTGGTCGCGCGCGGCGATGCCGCAGGCCCCATGCCAGGCCTGGCCCGAAAGCGCCATTGCACGCATCGATACGGCGTCGTCGTCGCCCCGGCTGGTGGCGCGCTTTGCCACCGGCAGCGTCTGCGAGGCGCTGGCCCTGCATGCGGCACGCGCGCAAGGCGGCGCGCGAGCCAGCCTGCTGCTGCAGCGCATCGTCTCCGCCGACCGGCAGGCGACGCTGGCCGTCGCGGCGGCGGTCGCCGCCACGCGGGCGCAATCTTTGGAAACAGGAGATCTTCCGTGACAGTTCACTTCATTGGCGCCGGCCCGGGCGCTGCCGACCTCATCACCGTGCGCGGCCGCGATCTGCTGGCTGCGAGCCCGGTCTGCCTCTATGCGGGTTCGCTGGTACCCACCGAGCTGCTCGCGCATTGTCCGCCGGGCGTGCATCTGGTCAACACCGCGCCGCTGTCGCTCGAAGACATCGTCGCCGAGATGCGCGCCGCGCACGCGCAGGGCCAGGATGTGGCGCGGCTGCATTCGGGCGACCTGAGCATCTGGTCGGCAATGGGCGAGCAGCTGCGCTGCCTGCGCGAACTGGGCATTCCCTACAGCGTGACGCCTGGCGTGCCCGCGTTCAGCGCGGCCGCGGCGGCGCTCGAAGCCGAACTCACGCTGCCCGGCTCGTGCCAGTCGGTGGTGCTCACGCGCACCTCGGGCCGGGCGTCAAGCATGCCCAGCGGCGAGACCCTGGCCGCGTTCGCGGCCACGGGCGCGGTGCTGGCCATCCATCTGTCCGTGCATGTGGCCGAGCAGGTGCAAGCCGAGCTGCTCGCGCATTACGGCGCCGACTGCCCCGCGGCCATCGTGTGGCGCGCCTCCTGGCCCGATGAACTGGTGGTGCGCACGCGCGTGGGCGGCATTGCCGCGGCCGCGCAGGCCAATGCGCTGCAGCGCAGCGCCTTGATCCTGGTCGGGCGCACGCTGAGCCAGCAGGACTTCGGGCTGAGCCGGCTCTATGCCAACGACTACGACCGGCGCTACCGTCCGCGCGGCGACGAGCCGCGCTTTCCCGCTGGGCAGGAAGGCGGCTGATGCTGGAACTGTTTCTGGTTGGCATAGGCACCGGCAACCCCGACCACCTCACGCGCGAAGCCGAGCACGCGATCCGCGGCGCCGATCTGGTGCTGCTGCCGCACAAGGAGGGCGACAAGGCCGAGCTGGCGCAGGTGCGGCTGGCGCTGCTGGAGCAGCTGGCGGTGGGCGACGAGCGCATTGCGCATTTCGACATGCCGCAGCGGCGCCAGCAGGGCGACGATTACGGCCGGCAGGTCGATGAGTGGCACGACGCGATTGCGCAGCGCTGGCAGGCCAGCCTGGCCACGCATCTGCCGTCCGGCAGCGGCCGCGTGGCGCTGCTGGTCTGGGGCGATCCGGCGCTCTACGACAGCACGCTGCGCATTGCCGCGCGCCTGGGCCTGGCGCCGCAGCAGGTGCGCGTGGTGCCCGGCATCACCTCGCTCCAGGTGCTGTGCAGCGCACATGGCATTGCGCTCAACGACATCGGCGCGCCGTTCCTGGTGACCACCGGCCGCCAGCTGCGCGAGCAGGGCTGGCCCGCGGGCGTCGATACGCTGGTGGTGATGCTCGATGGCCAGCGCAGCTATGAACAGGTCAGCGAGCCGGATGCGGAGATCTTCTGGGGCGCCTACCTGGGCATGCCGCAGCAGCTATTGCTGCATGGCCGGCTGGCCGATGTCGCCGCCGAGATCAGCGCGCGCCGCGCCGAGGCGCGCCAGGCGCATGGCTGGATCATGGATATCTATCTGCTGCGCCGGCCTGGCATGTCGGCCTGAACGCTTGCGCCTCCACGCAGCCTTGCTTCAACCCCGGCGCCCGGCGTACGCGCTGAGCCCATAAAGCGCCAGGCAGAAAACCGTGCCGAGTCCTGCCGCGGTCACGAGCGTCACCTTCAGTGCGGGCGCGAAACCCAGGGCGTACCACGCAATGGCCCCGCCCAGCGGCAGGCTCGCGGCGCAGGCAATGCCGGCCATCAACAGGACGAAGCCATTGGCCCCGTTGATACGGCGTTCGATGGCGTTGTATTCCATCCAGGTGGCGGTGGCCATGACCACGGCCAGCGCACCCGCCCAAAGTATCCAGTAGATCAGCATGGGCTCGATTCTAGGGGGACGGACAGGTCCCGACCTACGCGAAAGCGTTGCGGCAGCCGCTACCATCCGTGGATAATTCGCTGCGTTGCCACTCCCGTCCGTTACCCGCCTTTCAGGAAACTGCATGCCCGACCGCTTGCGCGCCACCGAACGCGATCTTGAAGTGATCACCCGTTTCTATGAGGTCGCGACCTTCTGTGCACGCCATTCCAGCCACCGCGCGCAGTGCCTCGAGCGGCTGCTGGAAACCGCGAGCGCGCTGGTGCATGCGGATGCCAGCGCGCTGTATGTGTTCGATGCGACGCCCGGCGACCCGGCTTTCATGGCTGGCCAGTTGGATGCGGCCGGCGCCGCGCTGCTGTCGGCACCGCCGGCGGCCGCAGCCGCCGCGCTCGTGGCGCAGTCCTTGCGCGATTCCCACCTGTTCATCCGCAACGCCGACGGCGTGCCGGACGACACGCCCGCGCAGCTGCCCTGGTTCGATGCGCTGCGCGACGCGCACATGCAGGCGGTAGTCGCACTGCCCTTGCGCGACAGCAATGGCACGCTGCTGGGCCTGCTGGCGGTGTTCTACCAGCGCGACCACCAGCCGTCGGTGCCGGAGTTCCACATTCTCGGCCTGCTGGCGCGCCAGACGGGCGACTATCTGGAGCGCTATGCGATCCAGCACGCGGTCGACGCCAGCGAGGAGCGTTTCCGGCGCTTCATGGATGCGACCTCGGATCTGGTTTATCGCATGAATGCGGACTGGACCGAGATGCGCTACCTGCAGGGCCGCAATTTCGTCGCCGACACGCATGCGCCGACGGACCGCTGGCTCGCGTCCTATGTTCCGAAGGAAGACCAGCCACGGGTTCTGGCGGCGGTGGAGCGGGCCGTGGCGCAAAAGGACGTGCTGGAACTCGAACACCGGGTGATCCGCATCGATGGCAGCATAGGCTGGACGCATACGCGCGCCATCCCGGTATTGGACGACAACGGCAAGCTGCTCGAATGGTTTGGCGTGGCCAGCGATATCACCTCGCGCAAAACCGCCGAACATGCGCTGCGGCTCAGCCAGCAGCGCTACCACACGCTGTTCGATTCCATCGATGAAGGCTACTGCGTGATCCGCATGGTGTTCGACGCGCAGGGCAACGGCCGCGACTATTTTTTCCTGGAAGTCAACCAGGCTTTCGAACGCCACACCGGCCTCAGCGATCCCCTGGGCCGTTCCGTGCGCGCGATGGTGCCCGGCCATGACGAGCACTGGTTCCAGATCTACGGCGAGATCGCCAAGACCGGCGAGTCGCGCCGCTTCGACATGCCCGCCGACGCCATGGGACGCCATTACGACG
This window encodes:
- the cobJ gene encoding precorrin-3B C(17)-methyltransferase, with protein sequence MNASTPLPGRLSVVGLGPGSDALVTDQVRATIAAASDAFGYFPYIERLQGLGHLQLHASDNREELARARQALELAAQGRQVLMLSSGDPGVFAMASAVFEALDGATPEQAQRWAAVDVEVQPGITAMLAAAARLGAPLGHDFCCINLSDNLKPAAVIERRIRLAAQADFAMAFYNPCSTSRPEGFARALRVLREECEPARLICLARNVSRPDETLRVVALAEATADMADMRTLVIVGNRLTRQVGRHVYTPRSYPHA
- the cobF gene encoding precorrin-6A synthase (deacetylating) → MLELFLVGIGTGNPDHLTREAEHAIRGADLVLLPHKEGDKAELAQVRLALLEQLAVGDERIAHFDMPQRRQQGDDYGRQVDEWHDAIAQRWQASLATHLPSGSGRVALLVWGDPALYDSTLRIAARLGLAPQQVRVVPGITSLQVLCSAHGIALNDIGAPFLVTTGRQLREQGWPAGVDTLVVMLDGQRSYEQVSEPDAEIFWGAYLGMPQQLLLHGRLADVAAEISARRAEARQAHGWIMDIYLLRRPGMSA
- a CDS encoding cobalt-precorrin-6A reductase, producing MTQVLLLGGTLDAHVLASALHAAAVPATYSYAGVTQTRRVSPLPTRVGGFGGVAGLMQYLREQRVTQVIDATHPFAAQMSRNAISACAALDIPLLAMERPAWQARPGDQWRHVADMAAAAEALTPNWQRVFLAIGRKQLAAFAPQAARHHFVLRVIDQTGEPLPLPATRCELLIARGPFALADERTLLQRHAIDCIVSKNAGGADTYAKIEAARELGIPVLMVDRPQLPPRRRCETPQQAVEWLASQH
- the cbiE gene encoding precorrin-6y C5,15-methyltransferase (decarboxylating) subunit CbiE encodes the protein MANPWLSIIGIHPSGLDALSAAARRDLQEAGVVFGSPRHLELAQVGARGQLWPVPFSVAPVLALRHQARVAVLVSGDPFHFGAGSSLARHLQAGEWRNHPQPSTFSWIAGTLGWPQEQIHCLGLHARSFHTLTPLLADGQRFICLLRDGAAAQHIAAWLQQQGWGVSPMWLVSHAGSEDQAMRAGTAEALAAGLIDAPAPAPVAAAFEARGGTGFVQVPGRGIDSFVHDGQITKGPVRAMTLAALAPRTGERLWDLGAGSGSVAVEWCLAGGTAVCVEQHAARAAHIAENAARHALDLQVLQGDSLALLETLAPAPQAVFVGGGFDRRLFDALRMRLRAPWRLVVNAVALETQALLMELHRERGGQLLQLQWSEAQPLGRMQSWHAARPVVQWVWQA
- a CDS encoding cobalamin biosynthesis protein, yielding MTVGTGPFFAGWGFRAAAQPQSFASCWEQACAQLAPGEWRFAVLASRLQTPAWEAFQAWSRAAMPQAPCQAWPESAIARIDTASSSPRLVARFATGSVCEALALHAARAQGGARASLLLQRIVSADRQATLAVAAAVAATRAQSLETGDLP
- a CDS encoding hybrid sensor histidine kinase/response regulator; protein product: MPDRLRATERDLEVITRFYEVATFCARHSSHRAQCLERLLETASALVHADASALYVFDATPGDPAFMAGQLDAAGAALLSAPPAAAAAALVAQSLRDSHLFIRNADGVPDDTPAQLPWFDALRDAHMQAVVALPLRDSNGTLLGLLAVFYQRDHQPSVPEFHILGLLARQTGDYLERYAIQHAVDASEERFRRFMDATSDLVYRMNADWTEMRYLQGRNFVADTHAPTDRWLASYVPKEDQPRVLAAVERAVAQKDVLELEHRVIRIDGSIGWTHTRAIPVLDDNGKLLEWFGVASDITSRKTAEHALRLSQQRYHTLFDSIDEGYCVIRMVFDAQGNGRDYFFLEVNQAFERHTGLSDPLGRSVRAMVPGHDEHWFQIYGEIAKTGESRRFDMPADAMGRHYDVYAFRIGPPEDAQVAVLFSDITERKRFEQSMREASQRKDEFLAVLAHELRNPLAPVRTGLSVLQLAKGDPATTAKMLPLLQRQVDHMVRLVDDLLEVSRVSGGKVELRLEPVDVSTALRSAVETSRPLIDAGHHRLLLSLPGETLTVNADPVRLSQIIANLLNNSAKYTDEGGRIELRAERDGNDALIVVQDNGRGIAADMLPRIFDLFAQSPQTSGMAQGGIGIGLTLVRSLVEMQGGRVEAHSAGPGQGAVFTVRLPLLQARQATREAPEPALPAGMVGMRVLVVDDNLDAAEGLRLLLGLLGMEVRTAHDGASGLAAAAEFAPELVLLDIGMPDMDGYELARRLRAAHGAQCPTLVVVSGWGQPDDRQRSLEAGIDAHLVKPVGLEQLQEVLRNVQGG
- the cobM gene encoding precorrin-4 C(11)-methyltransferase; this encodes MTVHFIGAGPGAADLITVRGRDLLAASPVCLYAGSLVPTELLAHCPPGVHLVNTAPLSLEDIVAEMRAAHAQGQDVARLHSGDLSIWSAMGEQLRCLRELGIPYSVTPGVPAFSAAAAALEAELTLPGSCQSVVLTRTSGRASSMPSGETLAAFAATGAVLAIHLSVHVAEQVQAELLAHYGADCPAAIVWRASWPDELVVRTRVGGIAAAAQANALQRSALILVGRTLSQQDFGLSRLYANDYDRRYRPRGDEPRFPAGQEGG